The Ignavibacteria bacterium genome contains the following window.
CAAAAAAAATTATCGACGCTTCAACAAATCTTGAATTAATTGCAAGAGCAGGTGCAGGTGTTGATAATATAGATGTTAATTCGGCAACACATCGTGGAATAATTGTGATGAATACTCCCGGAGGCAATACTCTTTCGACTGCCGAACATACGATGGCTTTGCTTTTGAGTATGTGTAGAAATATTCCTTCGGCGAATAATGAATTAAAAAGTGGTTTGTGGGATAGAAAGAAATATCTGGGCACAGAACTTTTTGGTAAGACGATTGGAATTATCGGTCTTGGGAAAATAGGTAAAGAAGTAGCAATTCGTTGCAAAGCCTTTGGAATGGATGTAATTGGTTACGATCCTGTTCTGACTCAGGATGCGGCACAAAAGATTGGTGTAAAACTCGTAAGCATTGATGAAATTTTTGCCCAGTCTGATATAATTACTGTTCATGTTCCTCTTTCAAACGAAACAAAAAATTTGATTGATAAAAATGCAATAGATCGTTGTAAGACCGGAGTAAAAATTATTAATTGCGCTCGTGGTGGAATTGTAAATGAAGAAGCATTGCTGGAAGGTTTAAAATCCGGGAAAGTTTCTGCAGCTGCGCTTGATGTTTTTGAAAAAGAGCCTCCGCAATTTCCTAATGAATTAATTGAACATCCGAAAGTTGTTGTTACACCTCACATTGGTGCATCTACAAAAGAGGCTCAGGAAAAAGTTGCAATTCAAATTGCAAATCAAATAATCGATTTCTATGAAAATGGTAATCTGGTAGGTGCGGTTAACGCTTATGCACTTGAAAAAAATATAACTGATGAAATTAGACCGTTCATTGAATTATCAAAACTGCTTGGAAAATTTTTAGCTCAAATTTCTGAAGAAAATATTACCAAATTAAACTTAAAATTTCATGGTTTGCTTTTACAAAAGTATCGTGAACTTTTGACCGCTTCTTTTTTAATTGGATATCTTTCAAAGAAAATTACTGGGACAATAAATTTCGTAAATGCCCAATTGCTCGCTGAAGAAACGGGTATAAAAATTACAGAAACAAATGAATCAGAACATACGACTTATAAAAATCTTATAACAGTATCCTGTAGCCTAAATGGAGAAATAGTAACTTTAAGTGGAACAATTTTCGGAAAGAATGAAATTAGAATTGTACAGGTGAATGAATATTCAATGGATATTCATCCGACAAAATACATGTTGCTTTATGAAAACATTGATAAACCCGGAATGCTTGCATCTGTTGGTGGTGTCTTGGCAAAAAACCAAGTTAACATTGCAGGTTTATCTTTAGGAAGAAAAGAAATTGGTGGCAAAGCATTGACATTAATGAATCTTGATTCTAAATTAGAACCTCAAGTTCTTTTAGAAATAAAAATGATTGATGGTATTGGTAAAGTTTTGATGATTGAAGTGTAAGTGAAGTACTTGACAAAATTAATTTATTTTGTTATTATGATTTTAAACAAAAAAGAATAGAGAGAACTCAAATTAAACAACAACAATCAACCACAAACAAAAAAGGAGAGCGCAATGCTTAAAAAATCATTTACCTTATTTGTTTTCGTTTTAGTTTCCACATCCTTGTTGTTCGCACAATCTGCAACACAAGTATTCGATAAAGCACCGAAGCCAGTATTTGAAAATCTGGCTTTAGATAAGAATCTCCCAGGTTCTAATCCTGTACTTCCTCACAGCGTTAATGCAGTTTTAATTGGTAAAATGTGGAATGCTTATTCAACTCAAGCGTCCTACACTAACCAAATCTTTACTGATCCATTTTCAGG
Protein-coding sequences here:
- a CDS encoding phosphoglycerate dehydrogenase, with amino-acid sequence MSKKILITDPIEKSCIEILQSAGFEVSHKPGLKEDEIITVIKDYNVLIVRSGTKVTKKIIDASTNLELIARAGAGVDNIDVNSATHRGIIVMNTPGGNTLSTAEHTMALLLSMCRNIPSANNELKSGLWDRKKYLGTELFGKTIGIIGLGKIGKEVAIRCKAFGMDVIGYDPVLTQDAAQKIGVKLVSIDEIFAQSDIITVHVPLSNETKNLIDKNAIDRCKTGVKIINCARGGIVNEEALLEGLKSGKVSAAALDVFEKEPPQFPNELIEHPKVVVTPHIGASTKEAQEKVAIQIANQIIDFYENGNLVGAVNAYALEKNITDEIRPFIELSKLLGKFLAQISEENITKLNLKFHGLLLQKYRELLTASFLIGYLSKKITGTINFVNAQLLAEETGIKITETNESEHTTYKNLITVSCSLNGEIVTLSGTIFGKNEIRIVQVNEYSMDIHPTKYMLLYENIDKPGMLASVGGVLAKNQVNIAGLSLGRKEIGGKALTLMNLDSKLEPQVLLEIKMIDGIGKVLMIEV